In Erigeron canadensis isolate Cc75 chromosome 6, C_canadensis_v1, whole genome shotgun sequence, the following are encoded in one genomic region:
- the LOC122602947 gene encoding cell division cycle protein 48 homolog, which produces MTDQPESSSSDPKGTKRDFSTAILERKKAANRLVVDEAINDDNSVVSMHPETMEKLQLFRGDTILLKGKKRKDTICIALADDTCEEPKIRMNKVVRSNLRVRLGDVISVHQCADVKYGKRVHILPIDDTIEGVTGNLFDAYLKPYFLEAYRPVRKGDFFLVRGGMRSVEFKVIETEPAEYCVVAPDTEIFCEGEPVKREDEDKLDEIGYDDVGGVRKQMAQIRELVELPLRHPQLFKSIGVKPPKGILLYGPPGSGKTLIARAVANETGAFFFCINGPEIMSKMAGESESNLRKAFEEAEKNAPSIIFIDEIDSIAPKREKTHGEVERRIVSQLLTLMDGLKSRAHVIVMGATNRPNSIDAALRRFGRFDREIDIGVPDEVGRLEVLRIHTRNMKLAENVNLEKVGKETHGYVGADLAALCTEAALQCIREKMDVIDLEDESIDAEILNSMAVTDEHFQTALGTSNPSALRETVVEVPNVSWEDIGGLDNVKRELQETVQYPVEHPEKFEKFGMAPSKGVLFYGPPGCGKTLLAKAIASECQANFISIKGPELLTMWFGESEANVREIFDKARGSAPCVLFFDELDSIATQRGSSQGDAGGAADRVLNQLLTEMDGMSAKKTVFIIGATNRPDIIDPALLRPGRLDQLIYIPLPDEESRYQIFKSALRKSPVSKDVDLRALAQYTQGFSGADITEICQRACKYAIRENIEKDIEKEKRISENPEAMEEDVEDEVAEIKAAHFEESMKFARRSVSDADIRKYQAFAQTLQQSRGIGSEFRFSETSGQAAASDPFAAPAGAADEDDLYS; this is translated from the exons ATGACTGATCAACCCGAATCATCATCGTCCGATCC TAAGGGAACTAAACGTGATTTTAGTACTGCAATCTTGGAACGAAAAAAAGCTGCAAATCGTCTTGTTGTTGATGAAGCAATCAACGATGACAACTCCGTTGTTTCTATGCACCCTGAAACCATGGAAAAACTTCAACTTTTTAGAGGCGATACTATCTTACTCAAG ggtaagaaaagaaaagataccATATGTATAGCACTTGCTGATGATACATGTGAAGAACCTAAGATTAGGATGAATAAGGTTGTCCGGTCTAACCTACGTGTTCGCCTTGGTGACGTCATCTCTGTTCATCAATGTGCTGATGTTAAATATGGTAAACGTGTTCATATTTTACCAATTGATGATACCATTGAAGGCGTTACCGGGAATCTTTTCGACGCCTACCTTAAAC CGTATTTTCTTGAAGCGTATCGTCCTGTTAGGAAAGGTGATTTCTTTTTAGTGAGGGGAGGGATGAGGAGTGTTGAGTTTAAGGTTATTGAGACCGAACCCGCGGAGTATTGTGTGGTGGCCCCTGATACTGAGATATTTTGTGAGGGTGAGCCTGTGAAGAGGGAGGATGAGGATAAGTTAGATGAGATTGGTTATGATGACGTTGGTGGTGTTCGTAAACAAATGGCGCAGATTCGTGAGTTGGTGGAGTTGCCTTTAAGGCACCCACAGTTGTTTAAGTCTATTGGTGTTAAGCCGCCAAAGGGTATTCTGCTTTACGGGCCTCCTGGTTCCGGAAAGACTTTGATTGCTCGGGCTGTTGCCAACGAGACTGGTGCTTTCTTCTTTTGTATTAATGGGCCAGAGATTATGTCTAAGATGGCCGGTGAGAGTGAGAGCAACCTTAGGAAAGCTTTTGAGGAAGCAGAGAAAAACGCACCGTCGATTATCTTTATTGATGAGATTGATTCAATTGCTCCCAAGCGTGAAAAGACACATGGTGAGGTTGAGAGGAGGATTGTTTCCCAGCTGTTGACTCTTATGGATGGGCTGAAATCGCGTGCCCATGTTATAGTTATGGGTGCAACTAATCGTCCGAATAGTATTGATGCTGCCCTGAGGAGGTTTGGTAGGTTTGACAGGGAAATTGATATCGGTGTTCCTGATGAAGTAGGCCGTCTCGAGGTTCTTAGAATACATACTAGGAACATGAAGCTCGCTGAGAATGTTAATTTGGAGAAGGTTGGTAAAGAGACACATGGATATGTTGGTGCTGATTTGGCTGCTTTATGTACTGAGGCTGCACTTCAGTGCATTAGAGAGAAGATGGATGTGATTGATTTGGAAGATGAATCAATTGATGCTGAGATTCTGAATTCCATGGCAGTGACGGATGAGCACTTTCAGACCGCCCTTGGCACTAGCAATCCATCTGCTCTTCGTGAGACCGTTGTGGAAGTGCCCAATGTCAGCTGGGAAGACATTGGTGGTCTCGATAATGTCAAAAGAGAGCTGCAGGAG ACTGTTCAATATCCAGTGGAACATCCCGAGAAATTTGAGAAGTTTGGCATGGCCCCATCCAAAGGGGTTTTGTTCTATGGTCCACCTGGATGTGGTAAAACTCTTCTTGCCAAGGCTATCGCTAGTGAATGCCAGGCCAACTTCATCAGCATCAAGGGTCCAGAGTTGCTCACTATGTGGTTCGGTGAAAGTGAAGCCAATGTTCGTGAAATATTTGACAAGGCTCGTGGATCTGCTCCATGCGTCCTCTTTTTCGATGAATTGGATTCCATTGCTACCCAG AGAGGAAGCAGTCAGGGTGATGCTGGAGGTGCAGCTGATAGAGTTCTGAACCAACTTTTGACTGAAATGGACGGAATGTCTGCCAAGAAAACCGTCTTCATCATTGGTGCAACCAACAGGCCTGATATAATTGATCCTGCACTTTTAAGGCCTGGCCGTCTTGACCAGTTGATATACATTCCTCTCCCAGATGAGGAGTCCCGCTATCAGATCTTCAAATCTGCTTTAAGGAAGTCCCCTGTATCTAAAGATGTTGACCTACGAGCTCTTGCTCAGTACACCCAGGGTTTCAGTGGGGCTGATATCACTGAAATCTGCCAGCGGGCTTGCAAGTATGCTATTCGTGAGAACATAGAGAAG GATATTGAGAAGGAAAAGAGAATCAGTGAGAATCCGGAGGCAATGGAGGAGGATGTGGAAGATGAGGTAGCCGAGATCAAGGCTGCTCACTTCGAAGAATCCATGAAATTTGCTCGAAGGAGTGTTAGTGATGCTGACATCCGCAAATACCAGGCGTTTGCTCAAACACTACAGCAGTCGAGGGGGATCGGTTCTGAGTTCAGGTTCTCTGAGACTAGCGGTCAAGCTGCTGCAAGTGATCCTTTTGCTGCCCCTGCTGGTGCAGCTGACGAAGATGACCTTTATAGTtga
- the LOC122602949 gene encoding UDP-glycosyltransferase 86A1-like has protein sequence MSNPSPIKVVDGTTKNPHAIFIPIPLQGHLIPSVALTMKLASNGFTITFINTQVIHHSIMKSSSTPNDDIFEKARESGLDIRYTTVSDGLPISFDRSLNQEQFEECVFHVFSAHVDELVGNLVKGDPSISCLIADSCHVWPSMISKKYKLVNISFWTESALVLNLYYHWDLLKKNGHYTTCDDVIDYIPGIKSIKPKDLTSYLQATNTNTVSNRIMYKALFEDAKHADIVICNTIQELEPRTLLMLNKTQPFYAIGPLFHNKFTQSLVSTNLWSELECSHWLDKKAPKSVLYVSFGSYAHINKHDLGEIAYGLLQSGVSFVWALRPGMVSSNEPDALPLGFEDQTKDQGLIVPWCNQKAVISHASIGGFLTHCGWNSILESIWCELPLICFPLYTDQFTNRKLVVDDWKTGVNLCERNLVERAEVAKNIKYLMMGETSNELRLNTKKLKRTLEDALAVGGSSQRNFDKFLGEVNVKIDQMKGAI, from the exons ATGTCCAACCCTAGCCCGATAAAAGTGGTCGATGGGACAACCAAAAATCCACATGCCATATTCATACCAATCCCTCTCCAAGGTCACTTGATTCCTTCAGTTGCCCTCACCATGAAACTAGCATCAAATGGATTCACCATCACTTTCATCAACACTCAAGTAATTCACCATAGCATCATGAAATCGTCATCTACACCTAATGATGACATTTTTGAGAAAGCACGAGAGTCCGGTCTAGATATAAGGTACACCACTGTGAGTGATGGTCTTCCAATAAGCTTTGATAGATCATTGAATCAAGAACAATTCGAGGAATGTGTTTTCCATGTGTTCTCAGCCCATGTGGATGAGCTTGTAGGGAATTTGGTGAAAGGTGACCCATCTATTAGCTGTTTGATCGCGGATAGTTGTCATGTGTGGCCATCGATGATCTCAAAGAAGTATAAGTTGGTTAATATATCATTTTGGACTGAATCTGCTTTGGTCTTAAATTTGTATTATCACTGGGATTTGCTCAAGAAAAATGGACATT ATACTACTTGTGACGATGTAATAGATTACATACCAGGCATCAAATCAATCAAACCAAAAGACTTGACGTCATATCTCCAAGCCACCAATACAAACACTGTATCAAATCGCATCATGTACAAGGCATTGTTCGAGGATGCAAAGCATGCTGATATTGTCATATGTAACACAATACAAGAGCTTGAACCTCGTACACTTTTAATGCTCAACAAAACACAACCATTCTATGCAATTGGTCCTCTTTTCCATAATAAGTTTACTCAAAGTCTTGTATCCACAAACTTATGGTCCGAGTTAGAATGTAGTCACTGGCTTGATAAAAAAGCTCCCAAATCAGTCTTGTATGTCTCATTTGGTAGCTATGCTCACATTAACAAACATGATCTTGGAGAGATAGCTTACGGGCTCTTACAAAGCGGGGTCAGTTTTGTTTGGGCACTTCGCCCTGGTATGGTAAGTTCTAATGAACCGGACGCTTTGCCTCTCGGATTTGAAGACCAAACTAAAGATCAAGGCTTGATTGTGCCATGGTGTAATCAAAAGGCTGTTATTTCACACGCGTCCATAGGGGGGTTTCTTACACATTGTGGATGGAACTCGATTTTGGAAAGTATATGGTGTGAGTTACCCTTGATTTGTTTTCCCCTCTATACCGATCAATTCACTAATAGGAAATTAGTGGTTGATGATTGGAAAACTGGGGTTAATCTATGTGAGCGAAATTTGGTTGAAAGAGCGGAAGTTGCCAAGAACATAAAGTATTTGATGATGGGAGAGACCTCCAATGAACTAAGGCTTAACACCAAGAAACTTAAAAGGACACTAGAAGATGCATTGGCCGTTGGTGGATCATCTCAAAGGAATTTTGACAAATTCCTTGGTGAGGTTAACGTAAAAATTGACCAAATGAAAGGAGCCATTTGA
- the LOC122602948 gene encoding UDP-glycosyltransferase 86A1-like has translation MAARRSENPHAIFIPFPLQGHLIPSVLLATKLASKGFTITFVNTESIHHSIAKSLATPDDDIFTKARKAGLDIRYTTVSDGLPVGFDRSLNHDQFMECLLHVSSAHVDELVGNLIKHDPSISCLITDSFHVWPLMISEKYKLVNISFWTEPALILNLYYHLDLLKKNGHYDPLDKCDDIIDYIPGVKSIKPKDTMSYIQATDTDTVSHRIIHKALFGGTKSADFVVCNTIQELEPHTLLSLNQTQPFYAIGPIFPNEFTQELVSTSLWSQQDCSSWLDNKPIKSVLYVSFGSYAHTTKHVLSEIACGLLESGISFVWALRPDIVSSNDTALPLGFEEQVKDQGLIVPWCNQKAVLSHPSIGGFLTHCGWNSVLESIWCEVPMICFPLLTDQFTNRKLVVDDWKIGINLCEGDLVKREEVTNKFKDLMNGEKSQEMRIEIKKTKRTLENALAKGGSSQRNFDQFVDEVKVKIDQMK, from the exons ATGGCTGCTCGAAGAAGTGAAAATCCTCACGCGATATTCATACCGTTCCCTCTCCAAGGCCACCTCATTCCTTCGGTTCTTCTAGCAACCAAACTAGCATCAAAGGGATTCACTATCACCTTCGTTAACACCGAATCCATCCACCATAGCATCGCCAAATCCTTAGCCACCCCCGACGATGATATCTTTACCAAGGCACGAAAAGCCGGGTTGGATATAAGGTACACCACAGTGAGTGATGGACTTCCAGTAGGTTTTGATAGATCCTTGAATCATGACCAATTCATGGAGTGCCTTCTCCATGTATCTTCAGCTCATGTTGATGAACTTGTTGGGAATTTAATAAAGCATGATCCCTCGATTAGCTGTTTAATCACGGATAGTTTTCATGTGTGGCCATTGATGATCTCAGAGAAGTATAAGTTGGTTAATATTTCGTTCTGGACTGAACCGGCTTTGATTCTGAATTTATATTATCACTTGGACTTGCTCAAGAAAAATGGACACTATGATCCACTTg ATAAATGTGACGACATCATCGACTACATACCAGGGGTAAAATCAATCAAACCAAAAGACACGATGTCATATATTCAAGCCACTGACACAGACACCGTGTCTCATCGCATCATACACAAGGCATTGTTTGGGGGTACAAAGAGTGCTGATTTCGTGGTATGTAACACGATACAAGAGCTTGAACCTCATACACTTTTATCACTCAATCAAACCCAACCATTCTATGCCATCGGTCCTATCTTCCCTAACGAGTTTACTCAAGAACTAGTGTCCACAAGCCTGTGGTCTCAGCAAGATTGTAGTAGTTGGCTTGATAATAAACCTATCAAGTCGGTCTTGTATGTCTCTTTTGGTAGCTATGCTCACACTACTAAACATGTTCTCTCGGAAATTGCTTGTGGGCTTTTAGAAAGTGGGATTAGTTTCGTTTGGGCACTTCGTCCTGATATAGTAAGTTCTAATGACACTGCTCTGCCTCTTGGGTTTGAAGAGCAAGTAAAGGATCAAGGGTTGATTGTGCCTTGGTGTAATCAAAAGGCCGTTCTTTCACACCCGTCGATAGGAGGGTTTCTGACACATTGTGGATGGAACTCGGTTTTGGAAAGTATATGGTGTGAGGTACCAATGATTTGTTTTCCGCTTTTGACCGATCAATTCACTAACAGGAAGTTAGTAGTTGATGATTGGAAAATTGGGATTAACTTATGTGAGGGGGATTTAGTTAAAAGAGAGGAAGTGACAAACAAATTTAAAGATTTGATGAACGGAGAAAAGTCACAGGAAATGAGGAttgagataaaaaaaactaaaagaacaTTAGAAAATGCTCTGGCTAAGGGTGGATCATCTCAAAGAAATTTTGATCAGTTCGTGGATGAAGTTAAAGTAAAAATTGatcaaatgaaatga